One Capra hircus breed San Clemente chromosome 29, ASM170441v1, whole genome shotgun sequence genomic region harbors:
- the CLCF1 gene encoding cardiotrophin-like cytokine factor 1 isoform X1, producing the protein MLPVAGEPAAGDSWGMLACLCTVLWQLPAVPALNRTGDPGPGPSIQKTYDLTRYLEHQLRSLAGTYLNYLGPPFNEPDFNPPRLGVETLPKATVNLEVWRSLNDKLRLTQNYEAYSHLLCYLRGLNRQAATAELRRSLAHFCTSLQGLLGSIAGVMAALGYPLPQPLPGTEPTWAPGPAHSDFLQKMDDFWLLKELQTWLWRSAKDFNRLKKKMQPPATAVTLHLEARGF; encoded by the exons ATGCTGCCCGTGGCGGGCGAGCCGGCGGCAG GGGATTCGTGGGGGATGCTCGCGTGCCTGTGCACCGTGCTCTGGCAGCTCCCTGCAGTGCCAGCCCTCAACCGCACGGGAGACCCGGGGCCCGGCCCCTCCATCCAGAAAACCTATGACCTCACCCGCTACCTGGAGCACCAGCTCCGCAGCTTGGCTGGGACCTAT ctgaaCTACCTGGGCCCCCCTTTCAACGAGCCTGACTTCAACCCCCCTCGGCTGGGGGTGGAGACTCTGCCCAAGGCCACTGTCAACCTGGAGGTGTGGCGAAGCCTCAATGACAAACTGCGGCTGACCCAGAACTACGAGGCCTACAGCCACCTCCTGTGCTACCTGCGGGGTCTCAACCGCCAGGCCGCCACGGCCGAGCTGCGCCGCAGCCTGGCCCACTTCTGCACCAGCCTCCAGGGCCTGCTGGGCAGCATCGCGGGCGTCATGGCAGCTCTGGGCTACCCTCTGCCCCAGCCTCTGCCCGGGACTGAGCCCACCTGGGCCCCTGGCCCTGCCCACAGTGACTTCCTCCAGAAGATGGACGACTTCTGGCTGCTGAAGGAGCTGCAAACCTGGCTGTGGCGCTCAGCCAAGGACTTCAACCGACTCAAGAAGAAGATGCAGCCTCCGGCCACCGCGGTCACCCTGCACCTAGAGGCCCGTGGCTTCTGA
- the CLCF1 gene encoding cardiotrophin-like cytokine factor 1 isoform X2: protein MDLRAGDSWGMLACLCTVLWQLPAVPALNRTGDPGPGPSIQKTYDLTRYLEHQLRSLAGTYLNYLGPPFNEPDFNPPRLGVETLPKATVNLEVWRSLNDKLRLTQNYEAYSHLLCYLRGLNRQAATAELRRSLAHFCTSLQGLLGSIAGVMAALGYPLPQPLPGTEPTWAPGPAHSDFLQKMDDFWLLKELQTWLWRSAKDFNRLKKKMQPPATAVTLHLEARGF from the exons ATGGACCTCCGAGCAG GGGATTCGTGGGGGATGCTCGCGTGCCTGTGCACCGTGCTCTGGCAGCTCCCTGCAGTGCCAGCCCTCAACCGCACGGGAGACCCGGGGCCCGGCCCCTCCATCCAGAAAACCTATGACCTCACCCGCTACCTGGAGCACCAGCTCCGCAGCTTGGCTGGGACCTAT ctgaaCTACCTGGGCCCCCCTTTCAACGAGCCTGACTTCAACCCCCCTCGGCTGGGGGTGGAGACTCTGCCCAAGGCCACTGTCAACCTGGAGGTGTGGCGAAGCCTCAATGACAAACTGCGGCTGACCCAGAACTACGAGGCCTACAGCCACCTCCTGTGCTACCTGCGGGGTCTCAACCGCCAGGCCGCCACGGCCGAGCTGCGCCGCAGCCTGGCCCACTTCTGCACCAGCCTCCAGGGCCTGCTGGGCAGCATCGCGGGCGTCATGGCAGCTCTGGGCTACCCTCTGCCCCAGCCTCTGCCCGGGACTGAGCCCACCTGGGCCCCTGGCCCTGCCCACAGTGACTTCCTCCAGAAGATGGACGACTTCTGGCTGCTGAAGGAGCTGCAAACCTGGCTGTGGCGCTCAGCCAAGGACTTCAACCGACTCAAGAAGAAGATGCAGCCTCCGGCCACCGCGGTCACCCTGCACCTAGAGGCCCGTGGCTTCTGA
- the CLCF1 gene encoding cardiotrophin-like cytokine factor 1 isoform X3, with amino-acid sequence MLACLCTVLWQLPAVPALNRTGDPGPGPSIQKTYDLTRYLEHQLRSLAGTYLNYLGPPFNEPDFNPPRLGVETLPKATVNLEVWRSLNDKLRLTQNYEAYSHLLCYLRGLNRQAATAELRRSLAHFCTSLQGLLGSIAGVMAALGYPLPQPLPGTEPTWAPGPAHSDFLQKMDDFWLLKELQTWLWRSAKDFNRLKKKMQPPATAVTLHLEARGF; translated from the exons ATGCTCGCGTGCCTGTGCACCGTGCTCTGGCAGCTCCCTGCAGTGCCAGCCCTCAACCGCACGGGAGACCCGGGGCCCGGCCCCTCCATCCAGAAAACCTATGACCTCACCCGCTACCTGGAGCACCAGCTCCGCAGCTTGGCTGGGACCTAT ctgaaCTACCTGGGCCCCCCTTTCAACGAGCCTGACTTCAACCCCCCTCGGCTGGGGGTGGAGACTCTGCCCAAGGCCACTGTCAACCTGGAGGTGTGGCGAAGCCTCAATGACAAACTGCGGCTGACCCAGAACTACGAGGCCTACAGCCACCTCCTGTGCTACCTGCGGGGTCTCAACCGCCAGGCCGCCACGGCCGAGCTGCGCCGCAGCCTGGCCCACTTCTGCACCAGCCTCCAGGGCCTGCTGGGCAGCATCGCGGGCGTCATGGCAGCTCTGGGCTACCCTCTGCCCCAGCCTCTGCCCGGGACTGAGCCCACCTGGGCCCCTGGCCCTGCCCACAGTGACTTCCTCCAGAAGATGGACGACTTCTGGCTGCTGAAGGAGCTGCAAACCTGGCTGTGGCGCTCAGCCAAGGACTTCAACCGACTCAAGAAGAAGATGCAGCCTCCGGCCACCGCGGTCACCCTGCACCTAGAGGCCCGTGGCTTCTGA